The sequence CGGCGAGCCGGAGCTCGCCCATCTTCTTCACGCCCGTCTTCTGGAGGGCGATGAGCGGGTAGGCGTGGGTGTAGACGCGGTCGGTCTCGAGCGTGGAGAGGCGGATGCGGACCTTGCCGATGCGGGCgtcgcgcgccggcgccggctggCCGTTGTTGCCGTTGCTGTTGGTGCCGAGGTGGCAGTTGTCGAAGacgccgatggtgatgacggtGCAAGGGTCGAACACCTCCCAGGTGTACTGCTCGTTCCAGGCGGGGTTGAAGGTGCCGATCATGGTGCGCGTGCGCACCCACTTGTGGCCGTACTTGGCGACGCAGTAGGCGTCGGTGGTGCCGCGGCCGTCGCGGTGCTTCATGGGCTGCagcccggcggcgccgaggaTGCCGACCTCGAGCACGCCGACGGGCGGCCGCCAGAGCTGCCGCGCCGTGGGCCGGGTGTCGCTGATGTACATGGTGGACTCGTCCATGACGTGGTACGCGCCCTCCAGGCAGGCGCGCACGTGCACGCGGCTCGCGAACCGGAGCTCCCGCCGCGTCTCGCCCTCGACAGCGGCGCCGACGCCAAACTTCTCGAGGTCGAACCACCGCGACTGCACGAAGGGGCGGTGGTCCAGCCGCTTCTCGAAGAGCGTGAGCGGTAGCGCGACGCGGCCGAGGAGGTCGTCCTTGCCGGGGGCCACCCGGTCCTCCACCATGAGCACCAGCTGCTCCTCGAACGGCTCGGCGACGACGAAGAGCAGGTCCTCGTTCCACCGCGGGttcagcgccggcgccggcacggcGGAGGTCTTGAGGATCTGGCTCCCCACCTGCGCCTTGACGAACACCTCCGGCGCGCGGCCCCCGCCGGCGTGCAGCGGCTGCACGTCCTGCGCCTCGATCACGTTGACGCGGAGGTACCAGAGCTTGGGCGACACGTAGGCCTTGGACCGCACGCTGGCGACGCCCTcgccgcgcacggcggcggcgtccgagtGCCACGCCTCCGGGAAAGCCTCGTCGGCCTGCGTCCCGATCCAGACGGCCAGCATGAGCTCGCCGCgcaccttgccgccgccgccctcgccgcgccgccgctcctcgaggCGGTACCACTGCGGCGCGAGCGGGCTGTCGGGCGGCACCCGCGTGGGCACCTCGGCGAGGTCGAAGGTGACCTTGCCGACGTAGTCGTCGCGGCCGAGCATCTCGCGGTCCTTGAGGAAGACCTCGAGGGCGTTGGACTGGACGCGGGACTTGGAGAAGGCGAAGACGTGGTCCCACTTGGGGTTGGCGCGGCGGTCGAAGTGCCGCGTGGTGCCCTTGTAGTTGCCGAGCCGGACCTCGACGTAGGGGTCCATGGCGGCGCCGGTGATGGGGTTGGGGGGGAGGTCCCTGGCCTTGACGACGCGCACGTAGAGGAAGAACATCTGCTCCACGAGGTCGTAGGTGCTGGAGGGCTTGTCGACGCCCAGCCACccggcgagcccgccgccgccgccgccgccggggcgcgcCGGGCCGGCCGCGCCCTTGGGCCATTGCTCGCCCAGCAGCGGGTTCGTGTCCTTGAGCTGGAAGTCCTCATGGtgcgggtcgccgccgccgccgtgcccgctcatcctcctcctcctcttgaaTTAACCTCCATTGCAAGAAAAGTGCCAACCACGCACATCGatcagaaaaaggaaaaaaaacgaGAAATTAATCCATGAACAAACAAACTGCATCAATTCCATCACCATTTTTTTCACTTACTGTTGATCCGATCCGACAAGTGTAGAAACCTATGAAGCTCGATCGTCTGCAGGGCTGCAGCGCAAGGTCTGGTCAGTGGCAATGGCGAGAGGCACTTATATGACACCTAGCTAGAAGCCCTGCACGTATGCAGCAAGAACATTTGGACGGCAAAGAACAAGAAGCATGTGTGGGCACACgcagaacagcagcagcagcagagcacCTTTTGCCTGGACACGGAAGCGTATGCCCGACCAATGATGGTTGGCCGTGGCCCTGCTCGATCGCCTGCTGCCTGCAGCGGGGGATCGCGGCAAGCCTCGCCGGGAAGCAAAGCCGCCGCGTCGGCGGTGACCCCGGCGAGAAGGAAGGTATACGAGAGACGTCGACAGGATCGATCAGCTATAAGCCTCTACCAGGGCTACCCTAAAACCCTGCTGCGCCTTGTCCAGAGATACGAGGCTGCAGCTGAATGGGGATTGTTTCAATCAGAGGGAAGCTGTGTCTGATGACCTTTTCTTGGGCTCTTTCATGGCGATCGAAAGCACGGCGGATCATGTGGCGAAAGGCGATCGAAAGAGGGTGTCAGTGCGGGGGGGTGGTAAATCAAAAGCaggcgatcgatcgatcgattggGGAATCGATCGATTCCTTGGGCTGCGGAGGGGGGCTTTGTTTATGCCCTTGGATTGATTGAATTGGCGAGCgcgcatatatatatactatactAAAGTTCCAAGAATCGAAGCATTTTCGTGAATTGTGGCCCCACGTGGGACACACGCACTTTTATGCGggtcccacatactattcaggtgggacccacatgggacccacgcgctattcaggcgggacccacatgggacccacgcgctattcaggcgggacacacgtgggacccacacgctattcaggcgggacccacgtggggcccacgcgCTATTCAgacgggacccacgtggggcccacggtTCTATTAAGTGAGCATTTTAatcttaaaaaattatttttttccattatttgattatgcgggtcccacatactattcaggtgggacccacatggGACTCACgcgctattcaggcgggacccacgtgggacccacgcgctattcagacgggacccacgtggggcccatgGTTCTATTAAGTGAGCATTTTAatcttaaaaaattatttttttccattatttgattatgcgggtcccacatactattcaagtgggacccacatgggacccacgcgctattcaagcgggacccacgtgggacccacgcgctattcagacgggacccacgtggggcccacggtTCTATTAAGTGAGCctttttatcttaaaaaaaatattttctttccaTTATctgacaatacaaaatatatttaactactttctacatataaaaataataactaaactttgtatactacattcaCACGTGGTAGTTCTATTACTTTTTGGCTTTGGGTTTCCCTCTgtaaactcacaaaatatacttgaattgttcattcatttctaatttttttc comes from Panicum virgatum strain AP13 chromosome 4K, P.virgatum_v5, whole genome shotgun sequence and encodes:
- the LOC120703925 gene encoding FT-interacting protein 1-like translates to MSGHGGGGDPHHEDFQLKDTNPLLGEQWPKGAAGPARPGGGGGGGLAGWLGVDKPSSTYDLVEQMFFLYVRVVKARDLPPNPITGAAMDPYVEVRLGNYKGTTRHFDRRANPKWDHVFAFSKSRVQSNALEVFLKDREMLGRDDYVGKVTFDLAEVPTRVPPDSPLAPQWYRLEERRRGEGGGGKVRGELMLAVWIGTQADEAFPEAWHSDAAAVRGEGVASVRSKAYVSPKLWYLRVNVIEAQDVQPLHAGGGRAPEVFVKAQVGSQILKTSAVPAPALNPRWNEDLLFVVAEPFEEQLVLMVEDRVAPGKDDLLGRVALPLTLFEKRLDHRPFVQSRWFDLEKFGVGAAVEGETRRELRFASRVHVRACLEGAYHVMDESTMYISDTRPTARQLWRPPVGVLEVGILGAAGLQPMKHRDGRGTTDAYCVAKYGHKWVRTRTMIGTFNPAWNEQYTWEVFDPCTVITIGVFDNCHLGTNSNGNNGQPAPARDARIGKVRIRLSTLETDRVYTHAYPLIALQKTGVKKMGELRLAVRFTCLSLVNMLHLYTQPLLPRMHYLHPFTVTQLDALRYQAMGIVAARLSRAEPPLRREVVEYMLDVESHMWSMRRSKANFFRAVSLFSGLAAAARWFGDVCRWRNVATTALVHVLLLILVWYPELILPTVFLYMFLIGLWNYRRRPRHPPHMDTKLSWAEAAHPDELDEEFDTFPTSRPQDVVYMRYDRLRSVAGRIQTVVGDMATQGERLQSLLSWRDPRATCLFVLFCLLAAVVLYVTPFRVVALVAGLYVLRHPRFRSRLPAVPSNFFRRLPSRADSML